The sequence ACTACTTAAATTCCAGATCGTTTATACAATTTTAATATTCTCTAAAAAATCCGTGTCCTTCACTACCTCCAAATGCCCCGAGCGTGCGACCTTAGTCCGCAAATATTTCTCATTAAAGGAAGAAACATCTCCCCATAACGGAACTCTTTTCACTGTATTCATCCCCGCAGTCCTTAAGGCATCCATTTTCTTCGGATTATTAGTGATCAAGGTTACTGGTTTCTGGCGCAAATGCTGCAGTACACTTATCGCATCCTCATAGTTTCTTACATCATCAGCGAAGCCAAGCTCAAGATTAGCTTCTACTGTATCGTAACCTTCTTCCTGCAAAATATAAGCCATCGCTTTACTGAAAAGGCCAATGCCTCTTCCTTCATGGTTCGCTAAGTAGAATAAAGCGCCTGAGCCGTTGTCAACGATCATTTTCATTGATTGATGTAGCTGGAAGCCACAATCACAACGCTTGCTGCCAAAAATATCTCCGGTGTGGCATATGCTGTGCATCCGAATCAATGCTTCATCCGAGCCTTCAAAATCACCGTACACTAATACGCTGGACTGCTGCCCTGCGGCAAGATTGAGTGAAGACAACCGTGAGATGAGTGCCGCTGTGGCTTCCTGACTATCACTAGGAAATAGATCCTCCTCTGTTGCCTTAAGCCAACTGTACCATTTAAAAGTAACGGTCTCCCCGTCCAGATTTACCGGTAACGTAATCGGGCCAACTAATATATTAGTGGAATCATTCATGGTGATTCGTTTAATTTTATTCTGCAGTATTGAGACAATCTCAGGTTTAATCATGAGTGCACCATCCTTAGGTTCATCTATTAGTAGTGATATTATGAAAAAGCTTTATCAGCTAATTTCCGGGGTGAAGTAACTATTTGTAAGTTAGTTTAACATTGTAATATAAGTTCGTCAAGTTAGAACATATATTTAAATATTCATAATTACTTTATGTAAGTTTATGATATAATGAATGCAGAGGTGATAGAAATGGATGACTTTGAAATGTGTCCACGCTTTGAAAAAGCGGTCGATATGCTCAGTAAACGTTGGGTTGCCTTGATCGTTTTCGTACTTATGACAGGTCCGCATCGTTTTGGTGAAATTGAAAATTGTTTGTCCAATCTCAGTGGTAAAGTGTTATCTGACCGTTTAAAGGAACTAGAGGGTGAGGGAATTATCAAACGTACAGTATATCCTGAAATGCCTGTTCGTATTGAATATTCGCTTACGGATAAAGGAACCGCTTTGGCACCCATACTAGGAGAAATCAGCAACTGGTCAACCGACTGGATCAAACTTGGAATAAAAATCTGAATTCCATTCCACTGTTCCTAATGATTCCTTGCGCTCGTATGATCTGTTTATTTCATTATGATAAAGTACAAACATGATCAATTTATATAAAATATTAGATATAATTCTATAATCTTCATATTAAAAAGGCAGCCCTTCTATTAAATAAAGGGAGCTGCCTTAATTTCGTATTGAATCTTTCAGGTAAATATAGTAAATTAGAAGATCTACTGAAGTTTATTAAGAGGAGGTGGAATATATGATGGAAAAAATGTGCATGACAATGATGCGTGAAGGAATGCAAATGTCTAAATAATCATTTGTCTTTATTTTCAAGTGAATCCGCAATATTCACTTTCTAGAAATATTCGCAAGTCTTGGCAGAGTAGACTAACTGCATGCCATTTTTTTGTTTTTCTAGGCTTTAATCTCGTTTTATGTTGCTTAGCTGATCTTAATGTATCTGTCCTGAATTTTCTTTGCTATTATGATTCGTTCCATCTTGAGTTCCCATATCTGCTCTTTCCACCGATATCGTTCCTCTGATTCCTCATTATCCTTCAGTTTGTCGAATAACCCCAGCAGTATGACATTTATATCATCAAACCGTGTCCAGAGTTCCTTGATATTCGCTTCCCTATTCTGTGCTTCAGTAACCACTTCAAAGTTCTTCAAACTCTCGATGAGTTCAGCCTGCCACTGTCCATCGTTAATTGTTTTGGCATAATTTAAGAGATCCAGATAATCATCGACTGACATGTGCACCGACTCCTTAATTTGTTTATACCAAGTATTATACTCGGTATTGTGTATATTGCAATAGTCTATGTAAAAAAAGCAGACCTTAAACTGTCCGCTTAGTGTAAAACTGCTCATCTGCTGATCACTACACAATTATTGTGTTCTCGGACAAAGTCTGTAAACTCTCAATTAGCTGGTCCAATCGATCAAAGCCGGCGACAACCTCGTCTACAATCAGCTTCTGCTCCTCAACACTGGCGAGTATTTCCTGGGAAGCTGCACTGGATTGCTCTGTAATGGCAGAGATGGAATCAACCTCAGTTCCAATCACACTAGAGGAATTACGCACATGCATTGATTTCTCTTCTACTTCTTTGGCTTGCTTCACTACTTGTGATGCTATTTCGGATAATTCGCGGAAGACCTGCTCTGATTGTTTTACTGAAGCTTCACTGGATTCAATCATAAGCTTCCCCCGTTCCATCAAGGAAGATAAGTGTACAACCTTTAGTCCTAGGCCTCCTAGACGACCGGAGATTTCATCAGCCGATTGATGGGAATGCTCTGCCAGCTTTCGAACTTGTGCGGAGACTACTGCAAAGCCACGCCCTTGTTCTCCTGCACGTGCAGCTTCTATAGCCGCATTCAGCGCAAGAAGATTCGTTTCTGCTGCGATAGATTGAATAGTATCGACAATCGTGCCAATACTGCGATTCTGCTCACTCAACTCATCCATCTCATTCACGATACCGTCCATCATGAGGCGAATTTCACTGATGTTATTCGACAACTCTATGATCTGCTCATTCCCCTTTCCTGCGGAAATAGCTGAATTATTGGACAATTCACGCATCGTAATTGAATTCTCAGCCACAAACTCAATAGCCTCATTTGTACCTCCAATGGCACTGGAGATATCGCTTACGCTTATGGCTTGACTCTCAATCCCTTTGCTCATTT comes from Paenibacillus sp. 19GGS1-52 and encodes:
- a CDS encoding GTP cyclohydrolase II, producing the protein MIKPEIVSILQNKIKRITMNDSTNILVGPITLPVNLDGETVTFKWYSWLKATEEDLFPSDSQEATAALISRLSSLNLAAGQQSSVLVYGDFEGSDEALIRMHSICHTGDIFGSKRCDCGFQLHQSMKMIVDNGSGALFYLANHEGRGIGLFSKAMAYILQEEGYDTVEANLELGFADDVRNYEDAISVLQHLRQKPVTLITNNPKKMDALRTAGMNTVKRVPLWGDVSSFNEKYLRTKVARSGHLEVVKDTDFLENIKIV
- a CDS encoding helix-turn-helix domain-containing protein; its protein translation is MDDFEMCPRFEKAVDMLSKRWVALIVFVLMTGPHRFGEIENCLSNLSGKVLSDRLKELEGEGIIKRTVYPEMPVRIEYSLTDKGTALAPILGEISNWSTDWIKLGIKI
- a CDS encoding methyl-accepting chemotaxis protein codes for the protein MSIVMQAERRILIAQESKNGSYTLFENELTHKRNKIMAYLILLISVLATPLLTIQEGMTTGIVTAIICIVTNIVFFGALKMRIGTRQIPYIMVVVSSILMIYVNFTQPNLISLLTFAVLLALYPVYKPLLVYGIISFIQLNYFIVHPGTNDFPPYIWADNIKLFLPMVIVFMLSFLSRQLIKNVYERTVASEQSHQNVELQLEQMKISIDEMGIFNQKLQKNVRITGDITSELTIGFTEMSKGIESQAISVSDISSAIGGTNEAIEFVAENSITMRELSNNSAISAGKGNEQIIELSNNISEIRLMMDGIVNEMDELSEQNRSIGTIVDTIQSIAAETNLLALNAAIEAARAGEQGRGFAVVSAQVRKLAEHSHQSADEISGRLGGLGLKVVHLSSLMERGKLMIESSEASVKQSEQVFRELSEIASQVVKQAKEVEEKSMHVRNSSSVIGTEVDSISAITEQSSAASQEILASVEEQKLIVDEVVAGFDRLDQLIESLQTLSENTIIV